Proteins from a genomic interval of Equus quagga isolate Etosha38 chromosome 13, UCLA_HA_Equagga_1.0, whole genome shotgun sequence:
- the CALM3 gene encoding calmodulin-3, translated as MADQLTEEQIAEFKEAFSLFDKDGDGTITTKELGTVMRSLGQNPTEAELQDMINEVDADGNGTIDFPEFLTMMARKMKDTDSEEEIREAFRVFDKDGNGYISAAELRHVMTNLGEKLTDEEVDEMIREADIDGDGQVNYEEFVQMMTAK; from the exons GCTGACCAGCTGACAGAGGAGCAGATCGCAG aGTTCAAGGAGGCCTTCTCCCTCTTCGACAAGGATGGAGACGGCACGATCACCACCAAGGAGCTGGGGACAGTGATGAGATCCTTAGGACAGAaccccactgaagcagagctgcAGGACATGATCAACGAGGTGGACGCGGATG GGAACGGCACCATCGACTTCCCGGAGTTCCTGACCATGATGGCCAGGAAGATGAAGGACACGGACAGCGAGGAGGAGATCCGAGAGGCCTTCCGTGTCTTTGACAAG GACGGCAATGGCTACATCAGCGCCGCAGAGCTGCGCCACGTAATGACGAACCTGGGGGAGAAGCTGACCGACGAGGAAGTGGACGAGATGATCAGAGAGGCTGACATCGACGGAGACGGCCAGGTCAATTATGAAG AGTTTGTACAGATGATGACCGCCAAGTGA
- the PTGIR gene encoding prostacyclin receptor, whose amino-acid sequence MADSCRNLTYVRDSVGPATSTLMFVAGVVGNGLALGILGTRRRSRPSAFAVLVTGLAVTDLLGTCFLSPAVFVAYARNSSLLGLARGRPALCDAFAFAMTFFGLASTLLLCAMAVERCLALSHPYLYAQLDAPRCARLALPAIYAFCTLFCALPLLGLGQHQQYCPGSWCFIRMRSAEPGGCAFSLAYASLVALLVAAIVLCNGSVTLSLCRMYRQQRRHQGSLVPGPRGGEDEVDHLILLALMTGIMTVCSLPLTIRGFTQAIAPDSSEMGDLLAFRFNAFNPILDPWVFILFRKAIFQRLRLWFCCLCPRPAHGDSQMPLSRPASGRKDSRAPPALGEKEGSWVPLSVWGEGQGAPLPPAQGSDSTVGTRSKVGTAAACSLC is encoded by the exons ATGGCGGATTCGTGCCGGAACCTCACCTACGTGCGGGACTCCGTGGGCCCGGCCACCAGCACCCTGATGTTCGTGGCAGGCGTGGTGGGCAACGGGCTGGCGCTGGGCATCCTGGGGACGCGGCGGCGGTCGCGGCCCTCGGCCTTCGCCGTGCTGGTCACGGGGCTGGCGGTCACCGACCTGCTGGGCACGTGCTTCCTGAGCCCGGCCGTGTTCGTGGCCTACGCGCGCAACAGCTCGCTGCTGGGCCTGGCCCGGGGCCGCCCGGCGCTCTGCGATGCCTTCGCCTTCGCCATGACTTTCTTCGGCCTGGCCTCCACGCTGCTGCTCTGCGCCATGGCCGTGGAGCGCTGCCTGGCGCTCAGCCACCCCTACCTCTACGCGCAGCTGGACGCGCCGCGCTGCGCCCGCCTGGCGCTCCCGGCCATCTACGCCTTCTGCACCCTCTTCTGCGCGCTGCCcctgctgggcctgggccagCACCAGCAGTACTGCCCGGGCAGCTGGTGCTTCATCCGAATGCGCTCCGCCGAGCCGGGCGGCTGCGCCTTCTCGCTGGCCTACGCCAGCCTGGTGGCCCTGCTGGTGGCTGCCATCGTCCTCTGCAACGGCTCCGTCACCCTCAGCCTCTGCCGCATGTACCGCCAGCAGAGGCGCCACCAGGGCTCCCTGGTCCCCGGGCCCCGGGGGGGCGAGGACGAGGTGGACCACCTGATTCTGCTGGCGCTCATGACGGGCATCATGACCGTGTGCTCCCTGCCTCTCACG ATCCGCGGCTTCACCCAGGCCATCGCCCCAGACAGCAGTGAGATGGGGGACCTCCTCGCCTTCCGTTTCAACGCCTTCAACCCCatcctggacccctgggtcttcATCCTTTTCCGCAAGGCCATCTTTCAGCGCCTCAGGCTCTGGTTCTGCTGTCTGTGCCCCAGGCCTGCCCACGGCGACTCGCAGATGCCCCTCTCCCGGCCGGCCTCAGGGAGGAAGGACTCAAGGGCCCCCCCTGCTCtcggggagaaggaagggagctgGGTGCCGCTGTCAGTCTGGGGCGAGGGTCAGGGGGCGCCCTTGCCTCCTGCCCAGGGATCTGACAGCACCGTGGGAACGCGGTCCAAAGTGGGGACCGCggctgcctgctccctctgctga